The nucleotide sequence CATCGAGGGTGTTAACAACTTTGAGGATCCAGCGGGCGGCGTCTTCGATGGTTTGCAGTTTGCCGTTCACGTGCACTTCCACGGTGTCGCCGGTGCGAGTGGCTTCAACGTTGAAAGTTTGGGCGGGGGTGTCCATCCATTCGCGCTCGCTGATGGTTGCGGCCACTTTCAGGTAGCCTTTGTCTTGCATTTTGCTGGAGAGGGTTTGTAGAGTGTTCATTGATTCCACCTCAACTGGGATTCCTGTAGAGGACGCTTGCTGCCAGGCGGTCTGTCCTCTCAGGTGATTTCATTGTACATCATTCCGATATACTTGTCAATCTCTCGGATATACAGTATCATTTGGGCATGACACACGATGACCTCGAACAACAACTGGCCGAACAACTCAAAACCCGCATGGCCCAGCAAGGCCACACCCAAGAAAGCCTCGGGCTGGCCATCGACCCAGCCGCCAAACAACCCAGACAAAACATCCACCAGTACCTCTCTGGCAGTCGCAGTTTGCTGGTCGGCACCACCCTCAAAATCCTGAAAGCCCTCGGAGCCAAACGCATCCACATTGAATGGAAAGACTGACCCGAGACCTTTTTGTGTGGTTTGTCCCCAGAACAGAGACCTTTTTGTGTGGTTTGTCCCGGGCCCAGCAGAGACCTTTTTGTGTGGTTTCAGCAAAAGCCCCAGC is from Deinococcus misasensis DSM 22328 and encodes:
- a CDS encoding transcriptional regulator, coding for MTHDDLEQQLAEQLKTRMAQQGHTQESLGLAIDPAAKQPRQNIHQYLSGSRSLLVGTTLKILKALGAKRIHIEWKD